One window of Cervus elaphus chromosome 2, mCerEla1.1, whole genome shotgun sequence genomic DNA carries:
- the LOC122674351 gene encoding pregnancy-associated glycoprotein 1-like codes for MLRTRTSLNTWSQERSMRWLVLLGLVAFSECIVNIPLTRVKIMRKTRSEKNMLNNFLKEHAYRLYQTSSPGSNIATHPLRNFEDMFYVGNITIGTPPQEFQVLFDTASSDLWVPSILCTSPTCSSHVMFRHNESSTYRHTNKTFSIIYGSGTIEGVVGHDTVRIGDLVSTDQPFGLSVEQYGFEGMPLDGILGLNYPNLSFTGGIPIFDNLKNQGAISEPVFAFYLSKSKPEGSVVMFGGVDKSYYQGALNWVPLIQPGDWRVYMHRISMEGDTVACYGGCQALVDTGASAILGPRRLVNKIMRFLGAKPQGSEHYVSCSAVNTLPSIDFTINGINYPLPAQAYAMKDSSGDCFINFEANPASTSAETWILGDVFLRQYFSVYDRGNDRIGLAQAV; via the exons AGAACCCGAACTTCCCTGAATACTTGGAGCCAAGAAAGAAGCATGAGGTGGCTTGTGCTCCTCGGGCTGGTGGCCTTCTCAGAGTGCATAGTCAA TATACCTCTAACGAGAGTGAAGATCATGAGAAAAACCCGCAGTGAAAAAAATATGCTGAACAATTTCCTGAAGGAACATGCTTACAGACTGTACCAGACTTCTTCTCCTGGCTCAAATATAGCTACTCACCCTCTGAGAAACTTCGAGGAT ATGTTCTATGTGGGTAACATCACCATTGGAACACCCCCTCAGGAATTCCAGGTTCTCTTTGACACAGCATCATCTGACTTGTGGGTGCCCTCCATCCTTTGCACCAGCCCAACCTGTT CCTCACACGTTATGTTCAGACATAATGAGTCTTCCACCTACCGGCATACCAATAAGACCTTCAGCATCATATACGGTTCTGGGACCATTGAGGGAGTTGTTGGTCATGACACCGTTCGG ATTGGGGACCTTGTAAGTACTGACCAGCCATTTGGTTTAAGCGTGGAGCAATATGGGTTTGAAGGAATGCCTTTAGATGGCATCTTGGGCTTGAACTACCCCAACTTATCTTTCACTGGAGGCATCCCCATCTTTGACAACCTGAAGAATCAAGGTGCCATTTCTGAGCCGGTTTTTGCCTTCTACTTGAGCAA GAGCAAGCCGGAGGGCAGTGTGGTGATGTTTGGTGGGGTAGATAAATCCTACTACCAGGGAGCGCTCAACTGGGTACCGTTGATCCAACCAGGCGACTGGCGTGTCTACATGCACCG CATCTCCATGGAAGGAGACACTGTTGCTTGTTATGGCGGCTGTCAGGCCCTTGTGGACACCGGGGCATCAGCGATCCTTGGCCCAAGAAGACTGGTCAATAAGATCATGAGGTTCCTCGGTGCCAAGCCACAGGGATCCGAG CACTATGTTTCCTGTTCTGCGGTCAATACCCTGCCCTCTATTGACTTCACCATCAACGGCATCAACTACCCACTGCCAGCTCAAGCCTACGCCATGAAG GATTCTAGCGGCGACTGCTTTATCAACTTTGAAGCGAACCCAGCGAGTACATCTGCAGAGACCTGGATCCTGGGCGACGTCTTCCTGAGGCAGTACTTCTCGGTTTATGATCGAGGAAATGACAGGATTGGCCTGGCACAGGCAGTGTAA